One window of the Candidatus Endomicrobium procryptotermitis genome contains the following:
- a CDS encoding UvrD-helicase domain-containing protein: MINNKIAQITSVQASAGSGKTYNLAKRYIRLLFDYGGKNTAGLKNVIAVTFANKAAVEMKYRVIEYLKKAALSADTEGIFDDTGLSADKIRLKSLEVLDEILNNYDNFNIGTIDSFINSILKACAINMDISPNFRIEKDYSENLEFALDSFLQSAGTSKNTEKILLQYISQYLISDKSGWFPKNDIYNEVEKVFKKAGNLGKSIAIGTFAFDVEILKRALQIIKKAELFCELFSEHDIYSSCLRAIEKIILTGKFIFYAPDKIPKPFASPLKYKKNAVVDDKAVALWNEIAKEIAALCVFYANNYYGVYSDIYSRIDNEFEIKAKKDELVFLHDINKKAMTLFKNGSPVMPEVYYRLSEKYKHFLIDEFQDTSPVQWAGIKRFLDESIANGGTFFYVGDAKQAIYDFRGGSWEIFYNALSEFTVNENDITVLSQNYRSHKEIVEFNNEIFSRENIERYLADLQNDEDFIDEYKNLTDVYSQSKQNWHPRKQKGYVEIEIIDKNIDDQQEETKRIFIGMVSQLTQRFNQNDITVLCRSNMEVLLSGQWLLENGFDVESGQTLNIRNNDIIKQLISLIAFIDSPMDSLSFASFITGEIFCKAADTDIPLMREFVFDFHNKRNPEIFYKKFREEHESLWQEYFEKFFVQAGFTPVYELTLSILEKFKVVENFKDSKPFVIRFLDLIKTFEEDDGGLENFLDYFKKLEDGNEILYIKTSSGNGIKIMTIHKAKGLQFPVVIMPFLKLAHTDIDRPLFADKGEKINLIYITKNLSELSTELKNIYNCEKAKTLMSEMNVLYVSMTRAECEFYAIVPPKAATSYNTLPLLIGKQSIKRGTKEKYALKYKHMQTVFDALDTGYKEIKNYFQSQPLSLDINNAKQRGSILHFALSKIKTLKNKNKNVEIETACEFTERKFPYDDTVWIKEKLFNFFKNKEILSLFDIDEKAVFNEFEIVNSSGETYRIDKTIIKENEVIVIDFKSSNAENEENRMQVIKYINCLKEIYAAKNFYGYIIDTECGKVVGVQL; this comes from the coding sequence ATGATAAACAATAAAATAGCGCAAATTACTTCTGTACAGGCCTCGGCAGGTTCAGGAAAAACATATAATCTGGCCAAAAGATATATACGACTGCTTTTCGATTATGGCGGCAAAAACACAGCCGGACTAAAAAACGTCATTGCAGTTACTTTTGCCAATAAAGCTGCGGTAGAGATGAAATACAGGGTTATAGAATATCTAAAAAAAGCGGCATTGTCTGCAGATACCGAAGGCATTTTTGACGATACCGGGCTTTCAGCAGATAAAATACGCTTAAAGAGCCTTGAAGTTTTAGATGAGATTCTTAACAATTACGATAATTTTAACATAGGCACGATAGACAGTTTCATCAATTCCATATTGAAAGCCTGCGCGATAAATATGGATATTTCTCCCAACTTTCGCATAGAGAAAGATTACTCAGAAAATCTCGAATTTGCTTTGGATTCGTTTCTTCAGTCCGCTGGGACATCAAAAAATACGGAAAAAATTCTTTTGCAATATATATCGCAGTATCTCATATCTGACAAAAGCGGCTGGTTTCCAAAAAATGACATATACAATGAAGTTGAAAAAGTGTTTAAAAAAGCCGGAAATTTAGGAAAAAGCATAGCTATTGGCACTTTTGCTTTCGATGTTGAAATATTGAAAAGAGCTTTGCAAATAATTAAAAAAGCCGAGTTGTTCTGCGAGCTTTTTTCAGAGCATGACATTTATTCTTCTTGCCTTAGAGCCATAGAAAAAATTATTTTGACGGGCAAATTCATTTTCTATGCTCCTGACAAAATACCAAAACCTTTCGCTTCGCCGCTCAAATACAAAAAAAATGCTGTTGTTGATGATAAAGCTGTCGCATTATGGAATGAAATTGCAAAAGAAATAGCTGCTTTATGCGTGTTTTACGCCAATAATTATTATGGAGTTTATTCCGATATTTATTCGAGAATAGATAATGAATTCGAAATAAAAGCGAAGAAAGACGAACTTGTTTTTCTGCATGACATAAATAAAAAAGCAATGACACTTTTTAAAAATGGCAGTCCTGTAATGCCAGAAGTTTATTACAGGCTTTCGGAAAAATACAAACACTTTCTTATAGATGAATTTCAGGATACAAGCCCCGTGCAATGGGCTGGAATAAAAAGGTTTTTGGATGAAAGCATTGCAAATGGCGGCACTTTTTTTTATGTTGGAGATGCAAAACAGGCAATTTATGATTTCAGGGGGGGCAGCTGGGAAATTTTCTACAATGCTTTATCCGAGTTTACCGTCAATGAAAATGATATTACAGTTTTATCCCAAAATTACAGAAGCCATAAAGAAATAGTCGAATTTAACAATGAAATATTTTCAAGGGAAAATATTGAAAGATACCTTGCAGACTTGCAGAATGATGAAGATTTTATAGACGAATACAAAAATTTGACAGATGTTTATTCACAGTCGAAACAAAACTGGCATCCGCGAAAACAAAAAGGGTATGTCGAGATTGAAATTATAGATAAAAATATAGATGACCAACAGGAAGAAACCAAACGGATATTTATCGGCATGGTAAGCCAGTTGACGCAGCGTTTCAATCAAAACGACATAACTGTTTTATGCAGAAGCAATATGGAAGTTTTGCTTTCAGGACAATGGCTTTTGGAAAACGGTTTTGATGTCGAATCTGGACAGACTTTAAATATCAGAAACAATGACATTATCAAACAGTTGATTTCGCTTATTGCGTTTATTGATTCTCCTATGGACAGTCTTTCTTTTGCTTCGTTTATAACAGGAGAAATTTTTTGTAAAGCTGCCGATACGGACATTCCTCTAATGCGGGAATTTGTATTTGATTTTCATAATAAAAGAAACCCTGAAATTTTTTACAAGAAGTTCAGAGAAGAACATGAAAGTTTGTGGCAGGAATATTTTGAAAAGTTTTTTGTCCAAGCCGGCTTTACGCCAGTTTACGAGCTTACTCTTTCAATTTTGGAAAAATTTAAAGTTGTCGAAAATTTTAAGGATTCAAAACCTTTCGTAATACGCTTTCTTGATTTGATAAAAACATTTGAAGAAGATGACGGTGGCCTTGAAAATTTTTTGGATTATTTCAAAAAACTTGAAGATGGCAACGAAATTTTATACATAAAAACTTCTTCGGGAAACGGCATAAAGATAATGACCATTCATAAAGCTAAAGGATTACAATTTCCAGTTGTAATAATGCCGTTTTTAAAACTTGCGCATACAGACATAGACAGGCCGTTGTTTGCAGATAAAGGAGAGAAGATAAATCTCATTTATATAACTAAGAATCTGTCAGAACTATCGACGGAACTTAAAAATATTTATAATTGTGAAAAAGCTAAAACGCTGATGTCTGAAATGAATGTTCTATACGTTTCGATGACAAGAGCCGAATGTGAATTTTATGCTATAGTTCCTCCAAAAGCCGCAACATCGTACAACACGCTTCCTCTGCTTATAGGCAAGCAAAGCATTAAAAGGGGAACAAAAGAAAAATACGCTTTAAAATACAAACATATGCAAACCGTTTTCGATGCTTTAGATACGGGATATAAAGAAATAAAAAATTATTTTCAATCGCAGCCGCTTTCTCTGGATATAAACAATGCAAAACAGCGTGGCAGCATACTTCATTTTGCACTGTCAAAAATAAAAACGTTGAAAAATAAAAATAAAAACGTTGAAATAGAAACAGCTTGTGAATTTACAGAAAGAAAATTTCCGTATGATGATACGGTCTGGATTAAAGAAAAGCTTTTTAATTTTTTTAAAAATAAAGAAATCCTATCGCTTTTTGACATTGATGAAAAGGCAGTTTTTAACGAATTTGAGATAGTAAACTCTTCTGGAGAAACTTATAGAATAGATAAAACTATAATTAAAGAAAATGAAGTAATTGTCATTGATTTTAAAAGTTCGAACGCAGAAAATGAAGAAAACAGAATGCAGGTCATAAAGTATATAAACTGTTTGAAAGAGATATATGCTGCAAAGAATTTTTACGGATATATAATCGATACGGAATGCGGAAAAGTTGTTGGAGTGCAGCTATGA
- a CDS encoding PD-(D/E)XK nuclease family protein, with product MKSRIVNISMSENIIDFVCDYIKGSGKKTAFISGGKRQFLFIKKKLAVMKDRSFTSPSFFTNDDFIENAIFENTKLVKIPDIEAAFIIYEIIRLEASELLKGKKSFSEFLQWAIEIVSFINQLDLENVSQDMLKNVKANADIGYDVPESINNLLKNIFRIRTLFHASLEKASKTAKGLSFLKVSEFDSEKIIGDFEEIILAAPFYLHKTEIQIYKKIFDSEKLTIIVQGNPLEYSSLRKIYDAFGVPLPPYAEKNRDMSLNIYCAYDDQSQSTLLKNLISRLPEKEHDKTAVILPETKLLQSVVSEISVITDNYNVSAGYPAAKTAVFTLLKSIIDAQISRRGKNYYVKDLIKVFSNPLVKNMRFFGDASLSRIIAHKLEQSFDKNSKNHLAGKVFVSFDEIVSAKNVLKEISKSSAGASGYINPEKLKGILTDIFNTLFTVWEKPQTLADFAAEMQLFTEKLCNLSIVSSYPLNSPAIEIILSLCAQMKYGRVSQVKFAQSDILNIFGDLIKNERISLLGSPLKGLQILGLLESRNLSFENIFIIGMTDSAIPAVKKDSPLIPKDIMFALGIEMAKKDYEIQNYHFNRLTSAAKNINLIYPDNEKEERSRFIERLIWDKQLKNKDLDTVKTKGFIIPVFIGINKEKKKYEKTDKIKQYLKKIKYSYSKIDTYLRCRLEFYFKYVLGLDKAAEIGEEAAESEMGSFVHKFLQTVFYEGMESSKLKEKDFEKHFHEELDRLFENSFELKFREDAFLIKKVLDYRMAELLNFESAREYDGICFCEKKYETVLQSANNTYDIECVIDRIDKKGTDYVILDYKTGKTDAPLISSNFNKLVADGLTRKNIKKAVKSLQLPLYKYVFERCEKAKAAECGIYDIKKSEIFNFFSNAKNAEETYNSCIKIIETILDEISAGEYFEFDKDDGVNCERCKFFYICRTQ from the coding sequence ATGAAATCCCGCATTGTCAACATTTCAATGTCCGAAAATATTATTGATTTTGTCTGCGATTACATAAAAGGCAGTGGTAAAAAAACAGCTTTTATAAGCGGCGGGAAAAGGCAGTTTTTATTTATAAAGAAAAAACTTGCCGTCATGAAAGACAGGTCGTTTACATCACCTTCTTTTTTTACAAATGACGATTTTATAGAAAATGCTATTTTTGAAAATACGAAACTTGTCAAAATACCCGATATAGAAGCCGCTTTTATAATTTATGAAATCATACGGCTTGAAGCGTCGGAACTTTTGAAAGGAAAGAAAAGTTTTTCGGAGTTTTTACAGTGGGCTATCGAAATAGTTTCTTTTATAAATCAGCTTGATTTGGAAAATGTTTCGCAGGACATGCTTAAAAACGTAAAAGCAAATGCCGATATAGGCTATGATGTTCCAGAAAGCATAAATAATCTTTTAAAAAATATATTTAGAATAAGAACTTTATTTCATGCTTCTCTTGAAAAAGCTTCAAAAACGGCAAAAGGACTTTCTTTTCTGAAAGTTTCCGAATTTGATTCAGAAAAAATTATCGGAGATTTTGAGGAAATTATACTCGCTGCGCCATTTTATCTTCATAAAACTGAAATACAAATTTATAAAAAAATATTCGATTCCGAAAAATTGACCATTATTGTTCAGGGAAATCCTTTAGAATATTCCTCTTTGAGAAAAATTTATGATGCTTTTGGAGTTCCTTTGCCTCCATATGCCGAAAAGAATAGAGATATGTCTTTAAACATTTATTGCGCATATGATGACCAGTCTCAATCTACGCTATTGAAAAATCTCATTTCGAGACTTCCAGAAAAAGAACATGATAAAACGGCAGTTATTTTGCCAGAAACTAAACTGTTGCAGTCGGTCGTATCGGAAATTTCAGTTATAACAGACAATTATAATGTATCTGCTGGATACCCTGCGGCAAAAACTGCAGTTTTCACTTTACTTAAATCCATAATAGATGCACAGATTTCAAGAAGAGGCAAAAATTATTATGTTAAAGACTTAATAAAAGTATTTTCTAATCCTCTTGTGAAAAATATGAGATTTTTTGGCGATGCGTCACTGTCGAGAATAATTGCGCACAAGCTTGAGCAGTCTTTTGACAAGAACTCAAAAAATCATCTTGCAGGGAAAGTATTTGTTTCTTTTGATGAAATTGTCAGTGCCAAAAATGTTTTAAAAGAAATTTCCAAATCTTCTGCCGGCGCATCCGGATATATAAATCCCGAAAAATTAAAAGGCATTTTAACCGATATTTTTAACACGCTTTTTACCGTCTGGGAAAAACCGCAAACGCTTGCGGATTTTGCCGCAGAAATGCAGTTGTTTACCGAGAAATTGTGCAATTTGAGCATAGTTTCATCTTACCCTTTAAATTCGCCGGCCATAGAAATAATTCTTTCTCTGTGTGCACAGATGAAATATGGAAGAGTTTCGCAGGTAAAATTTGCGCAAAGCGACATTTTGAACATTTTCGGCGATTTAATTAAAAATGAAAGAATTTCGCTGCTGGGTTCTCCTTTAAAAGGGTTGCAGATTCTTGGCCTTCTTGAATCGAGAAATTTGTCTTTTGAAAATATTTTTATTATAGGTATGACGGATTCTGCTATTCCTGCAGTAAAAAAAGACTCACCTCTTATCCCGAAAGACATAATGTTTGCTTTGGGAATAGAGATGGCAAAAAAAGACTATGAGATACAAAATTATCATTTTAATAGACTTACGTCGGCTGCTAAAAATATAAATTTGATATATCCTGATAATGAAAAAGAAGAAAGAAGCAGATTTATCGAACGTCTTATATGGGATAAACAACTTAAAAATAAAGATTTGGACACCGTGAAAACAAAAGGTTTTATTATTCCCGTTTTTATTGGAATAAACAAGGAAAAGAAAAAGTACGAAAAAACCGATAAAATAAAACAATATCTTAAAAAGATAAAATATTCATACAGTAAAATAGATACTTATTTGAGATGTCGTCTGGAATTTTATTTTAAATATGTTTTAGGGCTTGACAAAGCGGCTGAAATAGGCGAGGAAGCGGCCGAAAGTGAAATGGGCAGTTTCGTACATAAATTTTTGCAGACTGTATTTTACGAAGGTATGGAAAGTTCAAAGCTCAAAGAAAAAGATTTTGAGAAACATTTTCACGAAGAACTTGACAGACTTTTTGAAAACAGTTTTGAATTGAAATTCAGAGAAGATGCATTTTTAATCAAAAAAGTTCTTGATTACAGAATGGCAGAACTGTTAAATTTTGAGTCTGCTAGAGAATATGATGGAATTTGTTTCTGTGAAAAAAAATATGAAACCGTTTTGCAATCCGCAAATAACACATATGATATAGAATGCGTGATAGACAGGATCGATAAAAAAGGCACTGATTATGTAATTCTCGACTATAAAACAGGAAAGACAGATGCCCCGTTGATATCGAGCAATTTTAACAAACTTGTTGCAGACGGCTTAACCAGAAAAAATATAAAAAAAGCAGTAAAATCTTTACAGCTTCCTTTGTATAAATACGTTTTTGAACGCTGTGAAAAAGCTAAGGCAGCAGAATGTGGTATTTATGACATAAAAAAGAGTGAAATATTTAATTTTTTCTCAAATGCCAAAAATGCTGAAGAAACATATAATAGCTGTATAAAAATAATAGAAACCATTCTTGACGAGATATCTGCCGGCGAATATTTCGAATTTGATAAAGACGACGGAGTAAATTGTGAACGCTGCAAATTTTTTTATATATGCCGAACGCAATAA